The Colias croceus chromosome 6, ilColCroc2.1 genome contains the following window.
GTCCTACCAGTGCGATCATTTCTGATAAGCTGGAAATCAGGAAGGGAGTAGGATATGGATGGCAAACAGGGCTTGAACCAGGTTTCGGATATAAGGATGGCATGGATATTTTGGGAATCAGCGAGTGCCAGCAAATCAGGATAGTGAGCCGGAATACTCTGGGCGTTAATGTggatgatattaaaattttttggGACATCGAAGTGAGAGGAGAGAGTGGATTGCAAAGGAGAAGAGGAGGTGCTGTGGAAGCTATCAATGCTTAGATCAGAGTTAGAGGAACTCAGTGAGGCGAAACTTTCAGAGCTGTTATTAAGTGACATAGTATatagcataaaatataaacttataataaataaataagtatattaaataaatacaaataataaatatcgacgtaagaaataaaaataaaataaaataagttaagataaataactaaataataataaaatataaacaaaaagtcaaatataatctaatatataactaCTAAACCTACtcaagttaaaattaaaagcgtTTACTGCAGCGATTCCTGTGCTTTTTAGCGCCTTCACAAAGTTATCAAacagaaagaaaagaaaaaaaaaaaaaaaagagaaaaaaaaaagcacAGTTAACTACGAAACcaaagtaacaaataaaaaaaaaaaaaaaatatatatatatatatatataaaacaacagCAAATTACTACTACCATTAAACACcttccaaaatatttataagcaaacaaataaaccataaaataaaaataaaataaattaaaacggTAACACCATGATACGAAATGTGTGAGTTGACGTATGACATGACGTATGACATTTGACAAGTGACATTTTACAAGACGTGACAACTGACAGGTTACAATTTACATCACAGATTTACATTGAATGTTTACACTTTAcagtttgtatttatttaatgaatattttggCTTCAAtgattaatatgaaataaaagtatGTTAACGTAAATGGTTAAAATAATTGCATACGTGAACCAAACAAAAGCGTAAACACACCAATTACAAAtgagaaacaaaaaatatacttattacagtTGGACTGGGTAACTGGTACATGATTCCAGGTTTTAAGCATAAGATCAGGCAATTTTTATACTACAGCATATTCACTTAAGACAGAGATCAGatggattaaaatttaaatttaagttgTACATATACACAATATGTAGTGAACTGTGAAGATTTTAGACACATTAAgtaggtaaaaataaatagaaatactaactaataaaacaacaaaacagAGCAAACACCAAACTGACTCATGCTCGAATTGAATGTGTTAAAGGTCATTAAGATTGAAATTATTTGCTTAAGAAATTGATTAAGGCCATTGCTACTTAAGGACAAAGTTACCCAGTCCATAACGCATAAGCAGTCAGACTATGCTATGAAGATGAgtgaaaagaaaatacatgGGTGAAATGACTAACTAATGAGATGTAAAACCAACAGTTTGTAAATGAAGCATGTAGGTCCAGGTAACCATGAAATTAATGAGtatgagtaaaaaaataaacaaaacaaaacaaaaaaaaaaaaaaaagtgagcTACTGttataaggaaaataaaaataagtaatcaATAATTACATACAGTTACTTAATTGGTTTTTGCACTCTTCTTGATCTGGGGTTTAGTTGACCTAAAGCCTTCTGAGAGGCACTCGCAGAAACAGCAACGGGTTGCCCCTCGCTGTCAAAGGTTTGTGATTGCAAGGTATCTACTTCAGCAATTGTGCTTATCCGGTGGCGAGCACCATCGGCGCTAATCACAAAAATAGAGCCATCATTAGTCCAACACTTAGTCACACCAAATTTTTCCTTGCAGCCATAAACACTTCATGCCGACACTTTGTGAGAAATTCCGAAAGCGTTACACTTGTACCTTTTAATTTCGTCTTAGCTTGCCAAACTTGATTGCGAAGGTTCACATCTTGGAACTTAACTAGGATGGGACGGGGTTTGTCATTTTTTGTTATCCCCAATCTGTGACAACGGGTGAATGCCTCAGGTACAACTGCAGTTACATTAAGGTGGTCTGCTATTATTTTAGATACACATACACTAGGATTTTCATCTTTTGTCTCCGTAACACCATGAATTAAGAGCATCTTGCGTCTACTCCGCATCTCTTGCTGGTCATAAAGCTGGTTCAAAAGATTGACTTGTGTCTGAAGGCATGACAAAGATGACATGACAAAGGTTCTAAAAGCGTGAAAATCCGACGCGATCTTCTCGGGTGGGATCCTTGTTGCGGGATTGCTGTTTTTTAAATCACGCTGGAACTCATCCATCTTGGCATTAAACATTTCGGTC
Protein-coding sequences here:
- the LOC123692243 gene encoding uncharacterized protein LOC123692243, which codes for MESITKKMAEMTEMFNAKMDEFQRDLKNSNPATRIPPEKIASDFHAFRTFVMSSLSCLQTQVNLLNQLYDQQEMRSRRKMLLIHGVTETKDENPSVCVSKIIADHLNVTAVVPEAFTRCHRLGITKNDKPRPILVKFQDVNLRNQVWQAKTKLKGTSVTLSEFLTKCRHEVFMAARKNLV